In Glycine max cultivar Williams 82 chromosome 7, Glycine_max_v4.0, whole genome shotgun sequence, a single window of DNA contains:
- the LOC100789765 gene encoding PRA1 family protein F2, which produces MTTTYGTIPTSPPPNLEYISRAKQRIKAGLGTRRPWKAMFNFRSLKVPGGGVPEALSRIRINVSYFRMNYAMVTLLILFLSLLWHPISLIVFLVLMAAWLFLYFLRDEPLVVLGHLVDDRLVLLVMALLTVALLLLTDATVNILVAVAVGVVAVVAHAAFRRTEDLFLGEEEEVASAA; this is translated from the coding sequence ATGACAACAACCTATGGCACGATCCCAACCTCGCCGCCTCCGAACCTGGAGTACATCTCACGCGCGAAGCAGCGGATCAAGGCCGGGCTGGGGACGCGGCGGCCGTGGAAGGCGATGTTCAACTTCCGATCGCTGAAGGTCCCTGGCGGCGGCGTGCCGGAGGCACTATCGCGGATTCGGATCAACGTGTCGTATTTCCGCATGAACTACGCAATGGTGACGCTGCTGATTCTGTTTCTGAGCCTCTTGTGGCACCCGATCTCCCTGATCGTGTTCCTCGTCCTCATGGCGGCGTGGCTGTTCCTCTACTTCCTCCGCGACGAGCCGCTTGTGGTGCTGGGCCACCTCGTGGACGACCGCCTCGTGCTGCTCGTCATGGCGCTGCTCACGGTGGCGCTGCTGCTTCTCACCGACGCCACCGTGAACATTCTCGTGGCGGTGGCGGTCGGGGTGGTGGCGGTGGTGGCGCACGCAGCGTTCAGGAGGACGGAGGATTTGTTCTTgggagaagaggaagaagttGCTAGTGCTGCTTAA